One region of Danio rerio strain Tuebingen ecotype United States chromosome 5, GRCz12tu, whole genome shotgun sequence genomic DNA includes:
- the c1qbp gene encoding complement component 1 Q subcomponent-binding protein, mitochondrial isoform X1: MLKSVTRALQLSARLSSRSSANRTAPISRSFWSLRSPGAAAASRPKILTAARALPTLSCGCGGLHTDGDKAFAEFLTEEIKEEKKIQKSKSLPKMSGGWELELNGTEAKLIRSLSGEKVTITFNVNNSIPPQLEEEPEQTQKSQEEEPDIVSTPNFVVEVTKSGAKNSLVFDCHFPEDEVGHGDGEEESDIFTIREVSFQPEGEEDWKETSYTLNTDSLDWVRHF, encoded by the exons ATGCTGAAGTCAGTGACTCGCGCGCTGCAGCTCTCCGCCCGGCTGTCCAGCAGGAGCTCCGCCAACAGAACCGCTCCAATCAGCCGCTCATTCTGGAGCCTCAGGAGCCCCGGAGCGGCCGCTGCTTCCAGGCCGAAGATCCTCACCGCCGCCCGGGCTCTGCCCACACTGAGCTGCGGCTGCGGGGGTCTCCACACCGACG GTGATAAAGCCTTCGCAGAGTTTCTGACTGAAGAAATCAAAGAAGAAAAGAAGATCCAGAAGAGCAAAAGTCTTCCTAAAATGTCTGGCGGATGGGAGCTGGAACTCAACGGCACTGAAGCAAAACTCATCCGCTCGCTCTCAGGAGAAAA GGTCACCATCACTTTTAATGTGAACAACAGCATCCCACCACAGCTGGAGGAAGAGCCCGAGCAGACACAGAAGAGTCAGGAGGAGGAG CCTGACATTGTCTCGACACCCAACTTTGTGGTTGAAGTGACCAAATCAGGAGCAAAGAACTCGCTAGTGTTTGACTGCCACTTCCCTGAGGACGAG GTCGGTCATGGAGACGGCGAGGAGGAGAGCGACATCTTCACCATCCGGGAGGTCAGTTTCCAGCCAGAGGGAGAAGAGGACTGGAAGGAGACCAGTTACACACTCAACACAGACTCTCTGGACTGGGTACGACACTTTTAG
- the znhit3 gene encoding zinc finger HIT domain-containing protein 3, which yields MQLCGVCSELVPKYRCPACRIRYCSVSCFKRHKEDDSCDPVKESDPASSKPAAVSNAEEPWTVEDLLDEDSQTDKVPLQRLQQLGDSEALKGLLRNPHLRQLMMSVDSAENKAKAMKDAMQEPLFVEFADQCLKIIEPSETDNNEDDDDEY from the exons ATGCAGCTGTGCGGAGTTTGTAGCGAGCTTGTACCTAAATACAGATGTCCGGCCTGCAGAATCAGATA CTGCTCGGTGAGTTGCTTCAAAAGGCACAAGGAAGATG ATTCATGTGATCCAGTTAAAGAATCAGATCCAGCCTCCAGCAAACCAGCAGCGGTCAGCAACG CCGAAGAGCCGTGGACTGTTGAGGATCTGCTGGATGAAGACAGTCAGACTGATAAAGTGCCGTTACAGAGACTTCAGCAGCTCG GTGATTCAGAAGCATTGAAGGGTCTGCTGAGGAATCCTCACCTCCGCCAGCTGATGATGTCAGTGGATTCAGCTGAAAATAAAGCCAAGGCCATGAAGGACGCCATGCAGGAGCCGCTGTTTGTGGAGTTCGCTGATCAGTGCTTGAAGATTATTGAGCCTTCAGAAACAGACaataatgaggatgatgatgatgaatactGA